Proteins from a single region of Synechococcus sp. WH 8109:
- a CDS encoding DUF721 domain-containing protein — MAVAPESQRRRLPGLELLQSAPPEPAEPLKTCLRALQREWRKDDHLAALWQDWPRVAGAQLAPHCRPLSLQRGVLTVGASHPQWRQALLYNKPQLISALHQAGHAVRDLRIQQHHSLQSPVLESEASIWAKHPSRTDVHGMGTCPECGRPAPNGEVKLWGHCGFCHRQTLSPS; from the coding sequence ATGGCGGTTGCACCTGAATCTCAACGTCGTCGCCTTCCGGGCCTGGAGCTTCTCCAGTCAGCTCCGCCAGAGCCGGCGGAACCCTTGAAAACCTGCCTGAGAGCACTTCAGAGGGAGTGGCGCAAGGACGATCATTTGGCAGCGCTATGGCAGGACTGGCCGAGAGTTGCTGGAGCGCAACTGGCACCGCACTGCCGCCCCTTATCGCTGCAACGCGGAGTGCTGACGGTGGGAGCCAGCCATCCCCAATGGCGCCAGGCTCTCCTTTACAACAAGCCCCAACTGATCAGCGCCCTGCACCAAGCCGGCCACGCGGTGCGTGATCTGCGCATTCAGCAACACCATTCCCTCCAATCCCCAGTACTGGAGAGCGAGGCCAGCATTTGGGCCAAGCATCCGAGCCGCACCGATGTCCATGGCATGGGGACATGCCCGGAGTGCGGCCGACCAGCACCCAACGGAGAAGTCAAGCTCTGGGGGCACTGCGGTTTTTGCCATCGCCAGACTTTGTCACCCTCTTAA
- a CDS encoding PspA/IM30 family protein, giving the protein MGFFDRLSRLVRANANAAVSSMEDPAKILDQSVADMQADLVKLRQAVALAIASQKRLTSQAEQAAAQSKTWYERAELALKKGEESLAREALTRRKTFQETATSLTAQVQAQDGQVESLKKSLVALEGKIAEAKTKKDMLKARAQAAKAQQQLQSAVGSIGTDSAMAAFERMEEKVEAMEATGQAAAELAGSDLESQFAALESGGGVDDDLEALRAQLKGGPEAVALPASETSEAVKPVQVEEVDAELEDLKRSIDKL; this is encoded by the coding sequence ATGGGTTTCTTTGATCGGCTAAGCAGGCTGGTTCGTGCTAACGCCAACGCTGCCGTCAGCAGCATGGAGGACCCGGCCAAGATTCTCGATCAATCCGTCGCCGACATGCAGGCGGATCTGGTCAAGTTGCGTCAGGCCGTCGCCCTGGCGATCGCGAGTCAGAAGCGGCTGACCAGTCAGGCTGAGCAGGCTGCAGCTCAATCCAAGACCTGGTACGAGCGTGCTGAGCTGGCGTTGAAAAAGGGTGAGGAATCCCTGGCTCGGGAAGCATTGACCCGTCGCAAGACGTTCCAGGAGACGGCGACTTCTCTGACAGCTCAGGTGCAGGCCCAAGACGGCCAGGTGGAATCTCTCAAGAAGAGCCTGGTTGCCCTCGAAGGAAAGATCGCTGAGGCCAAGACTAAGAAGGACATGCTCAAGGCCAGGGCCCAGGCAGCCAAGGCCCAGCAGCAGTTGCAAAGTGCCGTCGGCAGCATCGGCACCGATTCCGCCATGGCGGCCTTCGAGCGGATGGAGGAAAAGGTGGAGGCCATGGAGGCCACCGGCCAGGCTGCGGCTGAGCTGGCTGGATCTGATCTGGAGAGTCAGTTCGCGGCTTTGGAAAGCGGTGGCGGCGTTGATGACGATCTCGAGGCGTTGCGCGCTCAGCTGAAGGGAGGCCCGGAAGCCGTTGCTCTTCCCGCGTCTGAGACCTCCGAGGCCGTGAAGCCCGTGCAGGTGGAAGAGGTGGATGCTGAACTCGAAGACTTGAAACGATCCATCGACAAGCTCTGA
- the trxA gene encoding thioredoxin: protein MAGAVADFTDAGFEREVLKASGTVLVDFWAAWCGPCRLIAPLMDWVASDYGDCVSVGKLEVDANPQTRDAYQVQGIPTLILFRNGEVVARHEGAIAKPQLQSFLDANL from the coding sequence TTGGCTGGAGCTGTTGCCGATTTCACCGACGCTGGTTTTGAACGTGAAGTCCTCAAGGCTTCCGGCACGGTCCTCGTCGATTTCTGGGCTGCCTGGTGCGGCCCCTGCCGACTGATCGCTCCGTTAATGGATTGGGTGGCGAGCGACTACGGCGATTGCGTCAGTGTCGGCAAGCTCGAGGTAGATGCCAATCCCCAGACCCGTGACGCTTATCAGGTTCAGGGCATCCCCACACTGATCCTCTTCCGCAACGGTGAAGTGGTGGCGCGGCATGAAGGTGCCATCGCCAAACCGCAGCTGCAGTCCTTCCTGGATGCCAACCTCTAA
- a CDS encoding aminotransferase class I/II-fold pyridoxal phosphate-dependent enzyme, with translation MPTSKRLASLGSAVFARVDAAKEAYRLGASSSVRPDLVDLSIGSSDLRPPTALLDSMASAVMESSSSSYCLQAGLRPFHAAVADWCRHRFDVAVDPDHEVQLLVGSQEGTAHLPLAVLDPGDAALHLDPCYPSHIGGLHLAGARTKALALSPENDWRPDLKTISPQLWKQLKLFVLGYPHNPSARVGDQEDLNRITAIAARHDVVIAHDNPYVDLALDGEPPSLLQAPNWRECGIEFFSLSKGWCLGGFRLGFAVGAAPLIAALRRAKAVIDFNQSLALQQGAIQALQSFPDWPRQLHPTYRERRDRVVETLRARGWSVPCPEMAMYLWFPLPDAAHRRGWSDEDAARELLQRSGVALTPGSGFGSGGRQWLRMALVRPVNELVDAASRLADAMDD, from the coding sequence ATGCCAACCTCTAAGCGGCTTGCCTCGCTGGGCAGCGCTGTTTTTGCCCGTGTTGATGCCGCCAAAGAGGCTTATCGGCTTGGGGCGTCTTCTTCGGTACGTCCGGATCTGGTGGATCTCTCCATCGGATCCTCTGATCTTCGGCCTCCCACGGCGTTGTTGGACTCCATGGCCTCAGCGGTCATGGAGTCCAGCAGCAGCTCCTATTGCCTTCAAGCCGGACTGAGGCCTTTTCATGCCGCCGTCGCGGACTGGTGTCGGCATCGCTTCGACGTTGCCGTGGATCCTGATCATGAGGTCCAGTTGTTGGTGGGATCCCAGGAAGGAACCGCCCATCTGCCGCTGGCGGTGCTTGATCCGGGTGACGCCGCCCTGCATCTGGACCCCTGTTATCCGTCCCATATCGGTGGATTGCACCTGGCGGGAGCCCGGACCAAGGCCCTGGCCCTTTCCCCTGAAAACGACTGGCGGCCGGATCTGAAGACCATCAGTCCACAGCTTTGGAAGCAACTGAAGTTGTTCGTTTTGGGGTATCCCCACAACCCTTCAGCCCGGGTGGGGGATCAGGAGGATCTCAATCGCATCACGGCGATCGCAGCTCGGCACGACGTGGTGATCGCCCACGACAATCCCTATGTGGATCTTGCCCTGGATGGAGAGCCTCCCTCGCTTTTGCAGGCTCCGAACTGGAGGGAGTGCGGCATTGAATTTTTCTCCCTTTCGAAGGGTTGGTGCCTTGGCGGATTCAGACTCGGTTTTGCAGTTGGTGCTGCACCGCTGATTGCCGCCCTGCGTCGCGCCAAGGCCGTCATCGATTTCAACCAGAGCCTGGCTCTGCAGCAGGGTGCGATTCAGGCCTTGCAAAGCTTCCCCGATTGGCCGCGGCAACTGCATCCGACTTATCGCGAACGACGGGATCGTGTGGTCGAGACTCTCAGGGCACGCGGTTGGTCGGTCCCCTGTCCAGAGATGGCGATGTACCTCTGGTTCCCCTTGCCTGATGCGGCCCATCGTCGGGGGTGGAGTGATGAAGATGCCGCGAGGGAACTGCTTCAGCGCAGTGGTGTCGCCTTAACCCCTGGGTCTGGGTTTGGTAGCGGCGGTCGCCAGTGGCTGCGCATGGCGCTTGTGCGGCCAGTGAATGAGTTGGTGGACGCCGCATCGCGTCTCGCGGATGCGATGGATGACTGA
- a CDS encoding biotin--[acetyl-CoA-carboxylase] ligase produces the protein MPQHRFPHFGGGRLMATYRRLAGASARHWSIRHVPVCSSTEELLGTWLRDQPSLIGPRAVIATHQRRGVGQWGRAWVSPPGGVWISAALPWRSQGSAQAGLLGLALAMSVVQRLEQRGLSVQIKWPNDLFVNGRKLAGLLPGVVQRGSQLRLLRIGLGLNVRNAVPGHAIALRRLEGQQAADPIRWTAEILLAFDHCHGVGGDGAWCLDGVQARLWSDQLVHPQDGQIWSIAGLERDGGLRLRQGSRTETWRRWP, from the coding sequence ATGCCGCAACATCGATTCCCACACTTCGGTGGTGGCCGGTTGATGGCGACGTATCGCCGCCTCGCTGGTGCCTCGGCACGCCACTGGTCCATCCGTCATGTGCCTGTGTGCAGCAGCACGGAGGAGCTGCTGGGGACCTGGTTGCGCGATCAGCCTTCATTGATAGGACCTCGCGCCGTCATTGCCACCCACCAGCGCCGGGGAGTCGGCCAATGGGGGCGCGCCTGGGTTTCTCCGCCAGGTGGTGTCTGGATCAGTGCTGCCTTGCCTTGGCGGAGCCAAGGGTCCGCTCAGGCCGGCTTGCTTGGCTTGGCGCTGGCCATGTCGGTGGTGCAACGGCTTGAGCAGCGGGGCCTTTCGGTTCAGATCAAATGGCCTAACGACCTGTTCGTGAACGGCCGCAAATTGGCGGGCCTTCTACCTGGGGTGGTGCAGCGGGGCTCCCAGCTGCGCTTGCTGCGGATCGGCTTGGGCCTGAATGTGCGGAATGCAGTTCCTGGCCATGCCATTGCCCTGAGAAGGCTTGAAGGGCAGCAGGCTGCGGATCCGATCCGGTGGACGGCGGAGATTTTGCTGGCCTTCGATCACTGTCACGGCGTTGGAGGCGATGGGGCCTGGTGCCTCGATGGCGTTCAGGCCAGGCTCTGGTCCGATCAGCTCGTCCATCCCCAAGACGGTCAGATTTGGAGCATTGCTGGCCTTGAACGCGATGGAGGGCTGCGGTTGCGTCAGGGTTCAAGGACTGAAACCTGGCGCCGCTGGCCCTGA
- a CDS encoding response regulator transcription factor → MEVDPRIHQLISAEITDEGHVCICFGSAEDFLAEAGSDRFDLLLDLMLPGMDGLACLKQLQLQAALRVVIVTALNDADKKHEALANGAEAYVLKPDLFQQLPQLLQTRSMV, encoded by the coding sequence GTGGAGGTTGACCCGCGCATCCACCAGCTGATCAGTGCTGAAATCACCGATGAGGGGCACGTCTGCATCTGCTTCGGATCCGCAGAAGACTTTCTCGCCGAAGCCGGCTCTGATCGTTTCGATCTGCTGCTGGACTTGATGCTGCCGGGCATGGACGGCTTGGCTTGCCTGAAACAGCTGCAGCTCCAGGCTGCGTTGAGGGTGGTGATCGTGACGGCACTGAATGACGCCGACAAGAAACACGAAGCTCTGGCGAACGGAGCGGAGGCCTACGTGCTCAAGCCGGATCTGTTCCAACAGCTGCCGCAACTGCTTCAGACGCGTTCGATGGTCTGA
- a CDS encoding ABC transporter ATP-binding protein, which yields MAEAVQQPVAELRGISKVYGSGDLEVKALDQLNLTVQEGDYLAVMGASGSGKSTAMNILGCLDRPTRGTYRLNGMAVEQLEDDALADVRNRSLGFVFQQFHLLGHASAMENVMLPMIYAGVPREERIERAQSALRRVGLAQRLENKPNQLSGGQQQRVAIARAIINRPSLLLADEPTGALDSSTTAEVLELFDELHQQGITLVMVTHEDDVAARAQRIARFQDGRALTGCPQ from the coding sequence TTGGCTGAGGCTGTGCAGCAGCCGGTTGCTGAGCTCAGGGGGATCAGCAAGGTCTATGGATCTGGTGATCTCGAAGTCAAAGCCCTTGATCAACTGAATCTCACCGTCCAGGAGGGGGATTACCTGGCGGTGATGGGGGCCAGCGGCTCAGGCAAGAGCACGGCAATGAACATCCTTGGCTGCCTCGACCGGCCCACCAGGGGGACTTACCGACTCAATGGCATGGCCGTTGAACAGTTGGAGGACGATGCGTTAGCCGACGTTCGCAACCGCTCGCTCGGATTTGTCTTTCAGCAGTTCCATCTGCTCGGCCACGCCAGCGCCATGGAGAACGTGATGCTCCCGATGATCTATGCGGGAGTGCCCAGGGAGGAACGGATCGAGCGTGCTCAATCGGCCCTGCGCCGCGTTGGTCTGGCGCAGCGTTTGGAGAACAAGCCCAATCAGCTCTCCGGAGGGCAGCAACAACGAGTGGCCATCGCCCGGGCCATCATCAACCGCCCCAGTCTGCTGCTGGCGGACGAACCCACAGGGGCTCTGGACTCCAGCACCACCGCAGAGGTGCTGGAACTTTTTGATGAACTCCACCAACAGGGCATCACCCTGGTGATGGTGACCCATGAAGACGATGTGGCGGCCCGAGCACAACGCATTGCACGCTTCCAAGATGGTCGGGCGCTCACAGGATGCCCACAGTGA
- a CDS encoding NAD(P)H-quinone oxidoreductase subunit N, which yields MPDMGAFLLATQAMAAPGELLNLSLNASAVLPEAAVLLAMIATLLVDLAGEKVATRWVPPICYVGLGTSLVLLALQWNAPLEPSFLGAFLADNLAVAFRAVIALSTLLSLLISWRYAEKSGTPVGEYAAILLAATLGAMLLCGATDLVSVFISLETLSVASYLLSGYMKRDARSSEAALKYLLVGSAAAAVFLYGSSLLYGLSGSTSLDTIGLALQTSTTPLAALALVFVLATVAFKIAAVPFHQWTPDVYEGSPTPVVAFLSVGSKAAGFALALRILVGCFGAFDDQWKLLFTVLAVLSMTLGNVVALAQTSMKRMLAYSSIGQAGFVMIGMVCGTEDGFAAMVLYMAAYLFMNLGAFACIILFSIRTGSDRISDYAGLYQKDPLITLGLSLCLLSLGGIPPMLGFFGKIYLFFAGWANHEYLLVVVGLVTSVVSIYYYISVIKMMVVKEPQEASDVVKAYPDVNWSLMGMQPLRVALIGCVAITAVGGILSNPLFQWANTAVAGTPLLQQAIALSSLKGLG from the coding sequence ATGCCCGACATGGGTGCTTTCCTTCTCGCCACCCAGGCCATGGCTGCCCCTGGTGAGCTGCTGAATCTCTCTCTCAACGCCTCCGCTGTACTGCCCGAGGCTGCAGTCCTGCTGGCGATGATCGCCACCCTCTTGGTGGACCTGGCCGGCGAAAAGGTCGCCACACGTTGGGTGCCGCCGATTTGCTATGTGGGCTTGGGGACCTCCCTGGTGCTACTTGCCCTGCAGTGGAACGCACCGCTGGAGCCCTCGTTCCTTGGAGCCTTCCTCGCCGACAACCTGGCGGTGGCGTTCCGGGCTGTGATTGCCTTGTCAACGCTTCTTTCGCTGCTGATCAGCTGGCGTTACGCAGAGAAAAGCGGCACGCCCGTTGGCGAGTACGCCGCCATCCTTCTAGCCGCCACCCTCGGCGCCATGCTCCTTTGCGGGGCAACGGATCTGGTGAGTGTGTTCATCTCGCTAGAAACGCTCTCCGTCGCCAGCTATCTGCTGTCGGGCTACATGAAGAGGGATGCCCGCAGCTCGGAAGCAGCACTCAAATATCTGCTCGTGGGATCTGCAGCCGCTGCTGTTTTCCTCTACGGCTCCTCCCTGCTGTACGGCCTGAGCGGCAGCACCAGCCTCGACACCATCGGCCTGGCTCTGCAAACCAGCACCACACCTCTGGCTGCTTTGGCTCTGGTTTTCGTCTTGGCAACCGTTGCATTCAAGATCGCAGCTGTTCCCTTCCACCAGTGGACGCCGGACGTCTACGAAGGCTCACCAACCCCTGTTGTGGCATTCCTTTCCGTAGGTTCCAAAGCAGCCGGATTCGCCCTTGCTCTTCGCATCCTGGTGGGTTGCTTTGGTGCCTTCGACGATCAATGGAAATTGCTCTTCACCGTTTTGGCGGTGTTGAGCATGACCCTGGGCAACGTTGTTGCCCTCGCCCAGACCTCGATGAAGCGAATGCTGGCCTACAGCTCGATCGGCCAGGCCGGCTTCGTGATGATCGGCATGGTCTGCGGCACCGAAGACGGTTTCGCGGCCATGGTCCTGTATATGGCGGCCTACCTGTTCATGAACCTGGGGGCCTTCGCCTGCATCATCCTCTTCTCGATCCGCACAGGAAGCGATCGAATTTCTGATTACGCGGGGCTTTACCAGAAGGATCCCCTGATCACCCTCGGCCTGAGTCTTTGCCTGCTTTCTCTGGGTGGCATTCCGCCAATGCTGGGTTTCTTCGGAAAGATCTATCTGTTCTTTGCCGGTTGGGCGAACCACGAATATCTACTGGTGGTGGTTGGCCTGGTCACCTCAGTGGTGTCGATCTACTACTACATCTCTGTCATCAAAATGATGGTGGTTAAGGAGCCTCAAGAGGCCTCCGATGTGGTCAAGGCTTACCCAGACGTGAATTGGTCCTTGATGGGGATGCAGCCGCTTCGGGTTGCCCTGATTGGATGTGTGGCGATCACCGCCGTTGGCGGAATCCTCTCCAATCCCCTGTTCCAGTGGGCCAATACAGCGGTTGCAGGTACGCCATTGCTTCAGCAGGCCATCGCACTGTCCAGCCTGAAGGGTCTTGGCTGA